From Bacteroidota bacterium, one genomic window encodes:
- a CDS encoding response regulator transcription factor, with protein MDKYTCIIIEDEPLALQRTKGFVDKIPFLQLVGTFEDSLSGLTFLKTNKVDLLFLDINMDELSGIELLESSRIESQVIITTAYQEYAIKGYELNVTDYLLKPFSFDRFLKAVSKAQENLKQQISTPQTAPAFIFVKTENRLEKINISDILYIEGMRDYRRIHTVEKRIMTLQNFSELEQILPPGLVCRVHKSFMVGINKIESIERSRIKIADQLIPISDTYKEQFFQIINNRI; from the coding sequence ATGGATAAATACACCTGCATCATCATTGAAGACGAACCCCTGGCCCTGCAAAGAACCAAGGGTTTCGTCGATAAAATACCCTTTCTGCAATTGGTCGGAACTTTTGAAGATTCACTGAGTGGACTTACATTTCTTAAAACAAACAAAGTGGATTTGCTTTTTCTCGATATCAACATGGACGAATTATCCGGTATCGAATTGCTCGAAAGTTCAAGGATTGAAAGCCAGGTGATCATTACAACAGCTTACCAGGAATATGCCATCAAAGGATACGAACTCAACGTAACCGACTACCTCTTAAAACCATTTTCCTTTGATCGCTTCCTCAAAGCCGTCAGTAAAGCCCAGGAAAATTTAAAACAACAAATTTCCACACCACAAACAGCACCTGCATTCATTTTTGTTAAAACAGAAAATCGTCTCGAGAAAATTAACATTTCTGATATATTATACATTGAAGGGATGAGAGACTACCGTCGGATTCACACGGTCGAAAAAAGGATTATGACCCTTCAGAATTTCAGCGAACTGGAGCAAATCCTTCCTCCCGGACTGGTTTGCAGGGTACACAAATCCTTCATGGTGGGCATCAACAAAATTGAATCCATCGAAAGGAGTAGAATAAAAATCGCCGATCAGCTGATTCCTATTTCAGATACCTACAAAGAGCAGTTTTTTCAGATCATCAACAATAGAATTTAA